The Salvia miltiorrhiza cultivar Shanhuang (shh) chromosome 1, IMPLAD_Smil_shh, whole genome shotgun sequence genome has a window encoding:
- the LOC131005256 gene encoding serine carboxypeptidase-like 18 isoform X2, whose product MSQPHLRQLLLSFNLMLLLTAAFFTTTHSVIQNLPGFNGTFPFKLQTGYIGVGESEQVQLFYYFIESERSPANDPLLLWLTGGPGCSGFSGLVYEIGPLVFDYDNSDGIIPTLVLNPYSWTKVANIIFIDQPAGTGFSYATTAEAYKSSNTLSAIHTYQFLQKWLLNHPKFLNNPLYIAGDSYSGITVPLVVNQVYGGIEAGRNPVLNLKGYILGNPLTQTYANYNGRVAYAHRMGLLSDELYQSAKENCYGYYLSVDPSNGACKDDLERVTQCLEKIRKPHILEPWCDNMWTALLLPSDEGHCAPQSEPCYRDKYALYSEKWANVKLVQEALQVAEGTITEWARCNATLTYDLDYNQTEAFTYDVKSTVDDHKSFTYKDCRALVYSGDHDMVVPHTVTEEWIKSLKLQVKNGWRPWFVDGQVAGYTTEYFHGRYELTYATVKGIRLQSINPRNVFT is encoded by the exons ATGTCGCAGCCGCATCTCCGGCAACTCCTCCTCTCATTCAACTTGATGCTTTTGCTAACGGCCGCTTTCTTCACAACTACGCACTCCGTGATTCAGAACCTCCCAGGTTTCAACGGCACATTTCCCTTCAAACTCCAAACAGG GTATATTGGCGTGGGAGAATCGGAGCAAGTACAGCTATTCTACTACTTCATTGAGTCTGAACGGAGCCCTGCAAACGACCCTCTTCTTCTCTGGCTCACCGGCGGCCCCGGCTGCTCCGGCTTCTCCGGCCTCGTTTACGAGATTG GGCCTTTGGTTTTCGACTATGATAACTCTGATGGAATCATACCTACACTTGTGCTAAACCCCTATTCCTGGACTAAG GTGGCCAACATTATATTTATAGACCAACCTGCCGGCACTGGATTTTCTTATGCAACAACTGCAGAAGCTTATAAATCTAGCAACACTCTTTCAGCAATCCACACTTATCAATTCCTTCAAAAA TGGCTTTTAAACCATCCCAAATTTCTCAATAATCCGCTCTACATCGCGGGTGATTCTTACTCCGGCATCACTGTTCCTCTCGTTGTTAATCAAGTGTATGGGG GTATTGAAGCTGGGAGAAATCCAGTTTTGAATTTGAAA GGGTATATATTGGGAAATCCTCTCACTCAAACATATGCAAACTATAATGGAAGAGTTGCCTATGCTCACCGAATGGGGCTGCTCTCTGACGAACTCTACCAG TCTGCCAAAGAAAATTGCTATGGATATTACCTAAGTGTCGATCCAAGTAATGGGGCGTGCAAGGATGATCTCGAAAGAGTAACTCAG TGTCTTGAAAAAATACGCAAGCCGCATATTTTAGAACCGTGGTGTGACAATATGTGGACTGCACTGTTACTGCCGTCGGATGAAGGACATTGTGCCCCTCAATCTGAGCCGTGTTATCGG GACAAGTATGCTTTATACTCCGAAAAGTGGGCTAATGTAAAACTTGTTCAAGAAGCTCTACAAGTTGCTGAG GGTACGATAACAGAATGGGCGCGATGTAATGCCACGCTTACATACGATTTGGACTACAATCAAACTGAAGCTTTCACATATGACGTCAAGTCCACCGTAGATGATCACAAAAGCTTCACTTATAAAGATTGCCGTGCTCTTGTTTACAG CGGCGATCACGACATGGTTGTTCCACACACGGTGACGGAAGAATGGATCAAGTCTTTGAAACTGCAGGTTAAAAATGGATGGAGACCTTGGTTCGTGGACGGCCAAGTTGCAGG GTATACGACGGAGTACTTCCACGGCCGTTATGAGCTAACATATGCAACGGTGAAG GGCATACGGCTCCAGAGTATAAACCCGAGGAATGTTTTCACATGA
- the LOC131005257 gene encoding protein SOB FIVE-LIKE 5-like isoform X2, with translation MNYMFGNAECSSGCESGWTLYLQHSSISADAACYEETRTKRSEDEEDEDLSMVSDASSGPPQLHEEEVDKSGCSFYHYSTTTVTQPLSKNIHLARKKNRDNRCRKLKVQEHSSLLDDTASSPLLYDFCNKTRSQASVENVVEYSQGYSSTQFEVRPPYQEEHYDFLQSGNQLQQQNHRWFEGKRW, from the exons ATGAATTACATGTTCGGAAATGCAGAATGCAGCAGCGGTTGCGAGTCAGGTTGGACTCTCTACTTGCAACACTCTTCAATATCTGCAGATGCAGCTTGTTACGAGGAGACACGGACGAAGAGATCggaagatgaagaagacgaagatcTGTCGATGGTGTCGGACGCCTCGTCCGGCCCACCGCAGCTGCATGAGGAAGAAGTTGACAAAAGCGGCTGCAGCTTCTATCACTATAGTACTACCACCGTTACCCAACCCTTGTCCAAGAACATTCATCTTGCCAGGAAGAAAAACAGAGACAATCGATGTCGGAAATTAAAGGTGCAAGAACACTCCTCTTTGCTCGACGACACCGCTAGCTCTCCGCTATTATACGACTTCTGCAAT aaAACAAGAAGTCAGGCATCGGTGGAGAATGTGGTGGAATATTCACAAGGCTACTCCTCAACTCAGTTTGAA GTGAGACCTCCATATCAGGAGGAGCATTATGATTTCTTGCAGTCTGGAAATCAACTGCAGCAGCAAAACCA CAGGTGGTTTGAAGGTAAAAGGTGGTGA
- the LOC131005257 gene encoding protein SOB FIVE-LIKE 5-like isoform X1: protein MNYMFGNAECSSGCESGWTLYLQHSSISADAACYEETRTKRSEDEEDEDLSMVSDASSGPPQLHEEEVDKSGCSFYHYSTTTVTQPLSKNIHLARKKNRDNRCRKLKVQEHSSLLDDTASSPLLYDFCNKTRSQASVENVVEYSQGYSSTQFEVRPPYQEEHYDFLQSGNQLQQQNQLSFYYALLSFFFLFFFLGSIFFFISFRFCYVFST from the exons ATGAATTACATGTTCGGAAATGCAGAATGCAGCAGCGGTTGCGAGTCAGGTTGGACTCTCTACTTGCAACACTCTTCAATATCTGCAGATGCAGCTTGTTACGAGGAGACACGGACGAAGAGATCggaagatgaagaagacgaagatcTGTCGATGGTGTCGGACGCCTCGTCCGGCCCACCGCAGCTGCATGAGGAAGAAGTTGACAAAAGCGGCTGCAGCTTCTATCACTATAGTACTACCACCGTTACCCAACCCTTGTCCAAGAACATTCATCTTGCCAGGAAGAAAAACAGAGACAATCGATGTCGGAAATTAAAGGTGCAAGAACACTCCTCTTTGCTCGACGACACCGCTAGCTCTCCGCTATTATACGACTTCTGCAAT aaAACAAGAAGTCAGGCATCGGTGGAGAATGTGGTGGAATATTCACAAGGCTACTCCTCAACTCAGTTTGAA GTGAGACCTCCATATCAGGAGGAGCATTATGATTTCTTGCAGTCTGGAAATCAACTGCAGCAGCAAAACCAGTTGAGTTTTTACTATGCtctcctttcttttttttttcttttttttttccttggatctatatttttttttataagttttCGTTTCTGTTAtgtatttagtacttaa
- the LOC131005256 gene encoding serine carboxypeptidase-like 18 isoform X1 encodes MSQPHLRQLLLSFNLMLLLTAAFFTTTHSVIQNLPGFNGTFPFKLQTGYIGVGESEQVQLFYYFIESERSPANDPLLLWLTGGPGCSGFSGLVYEIGPLVFDYDNSDGIIPTLVLNPYSWTKVANIIFIDQPAGTGFSYATTAEAYKSSNTLSAIHTYQFLQKWLLNHPKFLNNPLYIAGDSYSGITVPLVVNQVYGGIEAGRNPVLNLKGYILGNPLTQTYANYNGRVAYAHRMGLLSDELYQSAKENCYGYYLSVDPSNGACKDDLERVTQCLEKIRKPHILEPWCDNMWTALLLPSDEGHCAPQSEPCYRDKYALYSEKWANVKLVQEALQVAEGTITEWARCNATLTYDLDYNQTEAFTYDVKSTVDDHKSFTYKDCRALVYSGDHDMVVPHTVTEEWIKSLKLQVKNGWRPWFVDGQVAGYTTEYFHGRYELTYATVKGAGHTAPEYKPEECFHMIQRWLGHGPL; translated from the exons ATGTCGCAGCCGCATCTCCGGCAACTCCTCCTCTCATTCAACTTGATGCTTTTGCTAACGGCCGCTTTCTTCACAACTACGCACTCCGTGATTCAGAACCTCCCAGGTTTCAACGGCACATTTCCCTTCAAACTCCAAACAGG GTATATTGGCGTGGGAGAATCGGAGCAAGTACAGCTATTCTACTACTTCATTGAGTCTGAACGGAGCCCTGCAAACGACCCTCTTCTTCTCTGGCTCACCGGCGGCCCCGGCTGCTCCGGCTTCTCCGGCCTCGTTTACGAGATTG GGCCTTTGGTTTTCGACTATGATAACTCTGATGGAATCATACCTACACTTGTGCTAAACCCCTATTCCTGGACTAAG GTGGCCAACATTATATTTATAGACCAACCTGCCGGCACTGGATTTTCTTATGCAACAACTGCAGAAGCTTATAAATCTAGCAACACTCTTTCAGCAATCCACACTTATCAATTCCTTCAAAAA TGGCTTTTAAACCATCCCAAATTTCTCAATAATCCGCTCTACATCGCGGGTGATTCTTACTCCGGCATCACTGTTCCTCTCGTTGTTAATCAAGTGTATGGGG GTATTGAAGCTGGGAGAAATCCAGTTTTGAATTTGAAA GGGTATATATTGGGAAATCCTCTCACTCAAACATATGCAAACTATAATGGAAGAGTTGCCTATGCTCACCGAATGGGGCTGCTCTCTGACGAACTCTACCAG TCTGCCAAAGAAAATTGCTATGGATATTACCTAAGTGTCGATCCAAGTAATGGGGCGTGCAAGGATGATCTCGAAAGAGTAACTCAG TGTCTTGAAAAAATACGCAAGCCGCATATTTTAGAACCGTGGTGTGACAATATGTGGACTGCACTGTTACTGCCGTCGGATGAAGGACATTGTGCCCCTCAATCTGAGCCGTGTTATCGG GACAAGTATGCTTTATACTCCGAAAAGTGGGCTAATGTAAAACTTGTTCAAGAAGCTCTACAAGTTGCTGAG GGTACGATAACAGAATGGGCGCGATGTAATGCCACGCTTACATACGATTTGGACTACAATCAAACTGAAGCTTTCACATATGACGTCAAGTCCACCGTAGATGATCACAAAAGCTTCACTTATAAAGATTGCCGTGCTCTTGTTTACAG CGGCGATCACGACATGGTTGTTCCACACACGGTGACGGAAGAATGGATCAAGTCTTTGAAACTGCAGGTTAAAAATGGATGGAGACCTTGGTTCGTGGACGGCCAAGTTGCAGG GTATACGACGGAGTACTTCCACGGCCGTTATGAGCTAACATATGCAACGGTGAAG GGGGCAGGGCATACGGCTCCAGAGTATAAACCCGAGGAATGTTTTCACATGATCCAGAGATGGCTCGGCCACGGCCCCCTCTAA
- the LOC131005257 gene encoding protein SOB FIVE-LIKE 5-like isoform X3 produces MNYMFGNAECSSGCESGWTLYLQHSSISADAACYEETRTKRSEDEEDEDLSMVSDASSGPPQLHEEEVDKSGCSFYHYSTTTVTQPLSKNIHLARKKNRDNRCRKLKVQEHSSLLDDTASSPLLYDFCNKTRSQASVENVVEYSQGYSSTQFEVRPPYQEEHYDFLQSGNQLQQQNQWFEGKRW; encoded by the exons ATGAATTACATGTTCGGAAATGCAGAATGCAGCAGCGGTTGCGAGTCAGGTTGGACTCTCTACTTGCAACACTCTTCAATATCTGCAGATGCAGCTTGTTACGAGGAGACACGGACGAAGAGATCggaagatgaagaagacgaagatcTGTCGATGGTGTCGGACGCCTCGTCCGGCCCACCGCAGCTGCATGAGGAAGAAGTTGACAAAAGCGGCTGCAGCTTCTATCACTATAGTACTACCACCGTTACCCAACCCTTGTCCAAGAACATTCATCTTGCCAGGAAGAAAAACAGAGACAATCGATGTCGGAAATTAAAGGTGCAAGAACACTCCTCTTTGCTCGACGACACCGCTAGCTCTCCGCTATTATACGACTTCTGCAAT aaAACAAGAAGTCAGGCATCGGTGGAGAATGTGGTGGAATATTCACAAGGCTACTCCTCAACTCAGTTTGAA GTGAGACCTCCATATCAGGAGGAGCATTATGATTTCTTGCAGTCTGGAAATCAACTGCAGCAGCAAAACCA GTGGTTTGAAGGTAAAAGGTGGTGA